The genomic region CCTCTGGCACATTGCCTTCCACGATACGGCGGGCGAGCCCTTCGGCGATGGCGGTTTTGCCAACACCGGCCTCGCCGACCAATAATGGATTGTTCTTGCGACGGCGGCACAAGGTCTGGATTACGCGCTCCAGCTCCTGGGCGCGACCGATCAGTGGGTCTATCTTGCCCGCGAGTACTTGCTGGTTCAGGTTTTGGGTGTAGTTTTCCAGCGCGCTGGAGGGAGAGGAATCGGCTTCGGCTTCCTGCTCCGTTTCAGGACGCTTGGCATTGCTGCCGTCGGCGACTTTGGCCACACCGTGGGAAATATAGTTGACCACGTCCAGGCGCGTAATGCCCTGTTGGTGTAGAAAGAACACCGCATGAGAGTCTTTCTCGCCATAGATGGCAACCAACACATTGGCACCGGTAACTTCCTTTTTGCCGGAAGACTGCACATGCAGGATGGCGCGCTGGATCACGCGCTGGAAGCCCAGCGTTGGCTGTGTGTCGACTTCCTCGCTTCCTTCCACCGTAGGCGTATGCTCTTCGATATAGTTGTTGAGCTCGCTGCGCAGATTATCGAGGTTGGCCCCACACGAGCGTAATACGTCCGCCGCAGTGGGGTTGTCGATCATGGCCAGCAGCAGGTGTTCCACGGTAATGAGCTCGTGGCGTTTCTGCCGGGCATCCATGAATGCCATATGTAGGGATACTTCAAGTTCTTGCGCAATCATCTAAGCTTCCTCAGCTTTCTTCAGGCTTCTTCCATGGTGCATTGCAGCGGGTGCTGGTGCTCACGGGCATAACTAATGACTTGGTTTACCTTGGTCTCAGCGATGCCGTGTGGATATACACCGCATACGCCTGCGCCCTCGGTATGTACTTGGAGCATGATTTGCGTCGCTTGTTCACGATTCTTATGAAAAAAGCGCTGCATGACATCCACCACGAACTCCATAGGCGTATAGTCATCATTCAACAAAATGACTTTGTACATCGAAGGCGGCTTGATGTTGGCTTTGCCGGTTTTCTCGATGAGGTTGTCCTGGTGTTTGATGCTAGCCATACGTTGATCTATTTTGAGCCGAATGTAGAAATTTTCAAGTCTGAAATGAGTAGGGTTATTCCCGGCCCCTTTCATCCATGCAAGATTTCTGCCATGTAGTATTAATTACGGATAAATTCTGACCGTTTTTACGGTACGGTCCTGAGTTTTCAATATTTCCAGTTTGTAATTGCCAATCTTGAGACCAATACCGGGTTCCGGAATATCCTCAAAGTGTTCGACAATCAATCCATTCAGTGTGCGTGGGCCGTCGACTGGCAG from Methylobacillus flagellatus KT harbors:
- the clpS gene encoding ATP-dependent Clp protease adapter ClpS, which codes for MASIKHQDNLIEKTGKANIKPPSMYKVILLNDDYTPMEFVVDVMQRFFHKNREQATQIMLQVHTEGAGVCGVYPHGIAETKVNQVISYAREHQHPLQCTMEEA